One region of Rhodocaloribacter litoris genomic DNA includes:
- a CDS encoding AMP-dependent synthetase/ligase translates to MPALVAFETIPQLFRGLADHYAGQNRAALRYRDRRSKTWVDIPWDALRDQVHAMAGYFHRRGIRPGDRIAILSENRPEWAITDLATQLLGGINVSLYTSLPPDQVQYIVRDAGARLFVVSTSIQLKKAEKIFDDCPDLEEVITMSELRKEHPAFVRPWEEVLAEGAAYWAEHEAEVAPLAEAVTPDDLSALIYTSGTTGVPKGVMLTHRNFCSNVTSALRTVPFGPEDHHLSFLPLCHSFERTAGYLAVLACGATISYAESIDTVSRDLMEVHPTVLISVPRLFERVYNTLQKSIAEGPEVRRRLFAWAVQAGKQVAARRQAGKAPGPLLQMKYHLAHRLVFSKLHERLGGNLRFAVSGGAALPREVGEFFQAAGLTIIEGYGLTETAPVLTVNPVDRPRFGTVGHVLPGVTIAIQRLSDGQIVGQLSGDDYPSDLTTEEGEILAKGPNIMKGYWNNEEATREAIDADGWYHTGDVGRFDRGYLMITDRIKHMIVSKGGKNIYPGPIEERLKTDAWIDQIVIIGEGREFLTALVVPDFDALEAYARENNLAYDNIEALLAQEAIQKHFSELFRRYSREAAAHEKIRNFRLLSEPFTVENGLMTPTLKPRRRAIEQAYAPLIEEMYAAFI, encoded by the coding sequence ATGCCTGCCCTTGTCGCCTTCGAAACCATCCCGCAGCTCTTCCGGGGCCTGGCGGATCATTACGCGGGGCAGAACCGGGCTGCCCTCCGCTACCGGGACCGCCGGAGCAAAACCTGGGTGGACATCCCCTGGGATGCCCTCCGCGACCAGGTTCACGCCATGGCCGGCTACTTCCACCGGCGCGGCATCCGCCCCGGCGACCGGATCGCCATCCTCTCTGAAAACCGCCCCGAGTGGGCCATCACGGACCTGGCCACCCAGCTCCTGGGCGGCATCAACGTCTCGCTCTACACCTCACTCCCGCCCGACCAGGTGCAGTACATCGTCCGGGACGCCGGCGCCCGCCTCTTCGTGGTCTCCACCAGCATCCAGCTCAAGAAGGCCGAGAAGATCTTCGACGACTGCCCCGACCTCGAAGAGGTCATCACGATGAGCGAGCTTCGCAAAGAGCATCCGGCTTTCGTGCGCCCCTGGGAGGAGGTCCTGGCTGAAGGCGCGGCGTACTGGGCCGAACACGAGGCCGAGGTGGCCCCGCTGGCCGAAGCCGTCACCCCGGACGACCTGTCGGCGCTCATCTACACGAGCGGCACCACGGGCGTCCCCAAAGGCGTCATGCTCACCCACCGCAACTTCTGCTCGAACGTCACGAGCGCGCTCCGAACGGTCCCCTTCGGCCCGGAAGACCACCACCTCTCGTTCCTCCCGCTGTGCCACTCCTTCGAGCGTACGGCCGGCTACCTCGCCGTGCTCGCCTGCGGCGCGACGATCTCCTACGCCGAAAGCATCGACACGGTCAGCCGCGACCTGATGGAGGTGCATCCCACGGTGCTGATCTCCGTCCCCCGCCTCTTCGAGCGGGTCTACAACACCCTCCAGAAGTCGATCGCCGAGGGGCCGGAGGTGAGACGGCGGCTCTTCGCCTGGGCGGTGCAGGCAGGCAAACAGGTCGCCGCACGGCGCCAGGCCGGCAAAGCGCCCGGGCCGCTGCTGCAGATGAAGTATCACCTGGCCCACCGCCTCGTCTTCTCGAAGCTGCACGAGCGGCTCGGCGGCAACCTGCGCTTTGCCGTCTCGGGGGGTGCCGCCCTGCCCCGCGAGGTGGGCGAGTTCTTCCAGGCTGCCGGCCTCACCATCATCGAAGGCTACGGCCTCACCGAAACCGCACCGGTGCTCACCGTCAACCCCGTGGACCGGCCCCGCTTCGGCACCGTGGGCCACGTCCTGCCGGGCGTGACCATCGCCATCCAGCGCCTGAGCGACGGGCAGATCGTCGGCCAGCTCTCCGGCGACGACTACCCCTCCGACCTGACCACCGAAGAAGGCGAGATCCTGGCCAAAGGCCCCAACATCATGAAGGGCTACTGGAACAATGAGGAAGCCACCCGCGAAGCCATCGACGCCGACGGCTGGTACCACACCGGCGACGTGGGCCGCTTCGACCGGGGCTACCTGATGATCACCGATCGCATCAAGCACATGATCGTCTCGAAGGGCGGCAAGAACATCTACCCCGGCCCCATCGAAGAACGACTCAAAACCGATGCCTGGATCGACCAGATCGTGATCATCGGGGAAGGACGGGAGTTCCTCACGGCCCTCGTCGTGCCGGACTTCGACGCGCTCGAGGCATACGCCCGCGAAAACAACCTGGCCTACGACAACATCGAGGCGCTGCTGGCGCAGGAGGCCATTCAGAAACATTTTTCGGAGCTCTTCCGACGCTATTCCCGCGAGGCGGCCGCCCACGAAAAGATCCGCAACTTCCGCCTGCTTTCCGAACCGTTCACGGTCGAGAACGGGTTGATGACGCCGACGCTCAAGCCCCGGCGCCGCGCCATCGAACAGGCCTACGCCCCCCTGATCGAAGAAATGTACGCCGCCTTCATTTAA
- a CDS encoding BamA/TamA family outer membrane protein produces MCTSARLAGLTVVVAALLLAVTPAAAQYFGRNKVQYDQFDWRVFKTEHFEFYFYPEEELAVKDAARMAERWYRRHSRTFLREFRSRKPILLYANDADFQQTNAISGQLGQGTGGVTESLKERVIMPLTGIYRETDHVLGHELVHSFQYDIALNSTDSSRFALQLVPLWLVEGMAEYLSLGRDDPHTAMWMRDAALRDDLPTIAQLGRDFRYFPYRYGQAYLAYVGGKYGDAAVANLYKLSGLVGLDSAFVYTLGITADSLSKEWAQAIKEAYLPLTEGRTPATEAGRLVIAKEIDGGEINVAPVVSPDGQYVAFLSERDIFNINLFIADANTGKVVKRLKGTNSNPHFDAIRFIASAGSWSPDGKKFAFITFVEGDNEIAILDWNSGDIERRIAVDGVSAIMNLAWSPDGRTLAFSGMDGGISDLYLLDLRSNVVRQLTNDRYADLQPAWSPDGRTLAFVTDRGPGGTDFETLAYGKERLALIDIETGEIRVLKPFGDDVMHTNPQFSPDGRSLFFLSTYEGFKDVYRLALDPAGDEAAPRVFRVTRLQTGVSGITALSPAMSVALQSGRMMFSVFSGNHYNVFSLEPEQLRGEPVALPEEATPALAGILPPFRALHEGLVGNYLHDPLTGLPDDVDYEIDKYGARLKLDYVAPPTLGVAAGGPFGTALVGGIALFFSDMLGDHNLMVVAQANGTFKDIGAQVAYLNRGHRINYGASAAHIPYLIGGTRVGLGVDPETGQTAQIVEQLRQRIFIDMVEGLASYPLSTTRRIELSGGFTRYGFDIEVDRYYITSFQIRRERDEFPAPDPIYFGTAGLALVTDYSSFGFTSPVRGGRSRFDVSPFVGTERFVRVLADYRRYFFINPVTLAFRGLHLGNYGASESDDLANSLFTQEYLGYANSLTFVRGYSFSSFEGIECTPTDQSTCAEFDRLLGSRIALASLELRIPLLGTEQFGLLNFPYLPTEIAFFADGGLAWTKDEAPVLKFERDTTERVPVFSVGVTGRFNLFGYTVIEIFYAKPFQRPIKGAHFGFQIIPGW; encoded by the coding sequence ATGTGCACTTCCGCTCGTCTTGCCGGCCTCACCGTGGTGGTGGCCGCCCTGCTTCTGGCCGTCACCCCGGCCGCGGCCCAGTACTTCGGGCGCAACAAGGTTCAGTACGACCAGTTCGACTGGCGCGTCTTCAAGACGGAGCACTTCGAGTTCTATTTCTACCCGGAGGAGGAGCTGGCCGTCAAGGATGCGGCGCGCATGGCCGAGCGCTGGTACCGCCGGCACAGCCGCACCTTCCTGCGCGAGTTCCGCAGCCGCAAGCCCATTCTCCTTTACGCCAACGACGCCGACTTCCAGCAGACCAACGCCATCAGCGGGCAACTCGGGCAGGGCACGGGGGGCGTCACCGAGTCGCTCAAGGAGCGGGTCATCATGCCGCTGACGGGCATCTACCGGGAGACGGACCACGTCCTCGGGCATGAGCTCGTCCACTCGTTCCAGTACGACATCGCCCTCAACAGCACCGACAGCTCGCGCTTCGCGCTCCAGCTGGTACCGCTCTGGCTCGTCGAAGGCATGGCCGAGTACCTCTCCCTCGGCCGGGACGACCCGCACACGGCCATGTGGATGCGCGATGCCGCCCTGCGGGACGACCTGCCGACGATCGCCCAGCTCGGCCGCGACTTCCGCTACTTCCCCTACCGCTACGGCCAGGCCTACCTGGCCTACGTCGGCGGCAAGTACGGCGACGCCGCCGTCGCCAACCTGTACAAGCTCAGCGGGCTCGTCGGGCTGGACTCGGCCTTCGTCTACACCCTGGGCATCACCGCCGACTCGCTCTCGAAGGAATGGGCCCAGGCCATCAAAGAAGCCTACCTCCCGCTGACCGAAGGACGCACCCCCGCCACCGAAGCCGGCCGCCTGGTCATCGCCAAAGAGATCGACGGGGGTGAAATCAACGTCGCGCCCGTCGTCAGCCCCGACGGCCAGTACGTCGCCTTCCTCTCCGAACGCGACATCTTCAACATCAACCTCTTCATCGCCGACGCCAACACCGGCAAGGTGGTCAAACGGCTCAAGGGCACCAACTCCAACCCCCACTTCGACGCCATCCGGTTCATCGCCTCGGCCGGCTCCTGGTCGCCCGACGGCAAGAAGTTCGCCTTCATCACCTTCGTCGAAGGCGACAACGAGATCGCCATCCTCGACTGGAACTCGGGCGACATCGAGCGCCGCATCGCCGTCGACGGCGTCTCGGCGATCATGAACCTGGCCTGGAGCCCCGACGGCCGCACCCTCGCCTTCTCGGGCATGGACGGCGGCATCAGCGACCTCTACCTGCTCGACCTCAGGAGCAACGTCGTCCGCCAGCTCACCAACGACCGCTATGCCGACCTGCAACCCGCCTGGAGCCCCGACGGCCGCACCCTCGCCTTCGTGACCGACCGCGGCCCCGGCGGCACCGACTTCGAAACGCTCGCCTACGGCAAGGAGCGCCTCGCCCTGATCGACATCGAGACGGGCGAGATCCGGGTCCTGAAGCCCTTCGGGGACGACGTCATGCACACCAACCCCCAGTTCTCCCCGGACGGCCGCAGCCTCTTCTTCCTCTCCACCTACGAAGGGTTCAAAGACGTCTACCGCCTCGCGCTCGACCCGGCGGGCGACGAGGCCGCACCACGGGTCTTCCGCGTGACGCGCCTGCAAACCGGTGTCAGCGGCATCACGGCCCTCTCGCCGGCCATGAGCGTGGCCCTGCAGAGCGGGCGCATGATGTTCAGCGTCTTCTCGGGCAACCACTACAACGTGTTCTCGCTGGAACCCGAGCAGCTCCGGGGGGAACCGGTCGCCCTTCCCGAGGAAGCAACCCCGGCCCTGGCCGGCATCCTGCCCCCGTTCCGCGCCCTGCATGAGGGGCTGGTGGGCAACTACCTGCATGACCCGCTCACCGGCCTGCCCGACGATGTGGACTACGAGATCGACAAGTACGGCGCCCGGCTCAAGCTCGACTACGTGGCCCCGCCGACGCTCGGCGTGGCCGCCGGTGGCCCCTTCGGCACGGCCCTCGTCGGCGGCATCGCCCTCTTCTTCAGCGACATGCTCGGGGACCACAACCTGATGGTGGTGGCCCAGGCCAACGGCACCTTCAAAGACATCGGCGCCCAGGTGGCCTACCTGAACCGCGGGCACCGCATCAACTACGGCGCCTCGGCTGCCCACATCCCCTACCTCATCGGCGGCACCCGGGTGGGCCTCGGCGTCGACCCGGAGACGGGCCAGACCGCCCAGATCGTCGAACAGCTCCGCCAGCGTATCTTCATCGACATGGTGGAAGGGCTGGCCTCCTACCCGCTCTCGACCACCCGGCGCATCGAACTCTCGGGCGGCTTCACCCGCTACGGCTTCGACATCGAGGTCGACCGCTACTACATCACCAGCTTCCAGATCCGTCGCGAACGCGACGAGTTCCCGGCCCCCGACCCGATCTACTTCGGCACGGCCGGCCTGGCACTGGTGACCGACTACTCGTCCTTCGGCTTCACCTCGCCGGTGCGCGGCGGGCGCTCCCGCTTCGACGTCTCCCCCTTCGTCGGCACCGAACGCTTCGTACGGGTGCTGGCCGACTACCGGCGCTATTTCTTCATCAACCCCGTCACGCTGGCCTTCCGCGGCCTGCACCTGGGCAACTACGGCGCCTCCGAGTCGGACGACCTGGCCAACAGCCTGTTCACGCAGGAATACCTGGGCTATGCCAACAGCCTGACCTTCGTCCGCGGCTACAGCTTCAGCTCGTTCGAAGGCATCGAATGCACGCCGACCGACCAGAGCACCTGCGCCGAGTTCGACCGGCTGCTCGGCTCGCGCATCGCCCTGGCCAGCCTCGAACTGCGCATCCCGCTGCTGGGCACCGAACAGTTCGGCCTGCTCAACTTTCCCTACCTGCCCACCGAGATCGCCTTCTTCGCCGACGGGGGCCTCGCCTGGACGAAGGACGAGGCCCCGGTGCTCAAGTTCGAACGCGACACCACCGAGCGCGTCCCGGTCTTCAGCGTCGGGGTCACCGGCCGGTTCAACCTCTTCGGCTATACCGTGATCGAGATCTTCTACGCCAAGCCGTTCCAGCGCCCGATCAAAGGCGCGCACTTCGGCTTCCAGATCATCCCGGGATGGTAG
- a CDS encoding gamma-butyrobetaine hydroxylase-like domain-containing protein — translation MDPRYTARRVTVDREAQTLTIVWQDGHRSVFPLDGLRRACPCAACRGHEGTDELPDPALFRVPALMRWEHLRLEPVGHYALRFIWDDGHDTGIYTWRRLRAMCPCDACTQT, via the coding sequence ATGGATCCCCGCTACACGGCCCGCCGCGTGACGGTCGACCGGGAAGCCCAGACGCTGACGATCGTCTGGCAGGACGGGCACCGGAGCGTCTTCCCGCTCGACGGGCTGCGACGGGCCTGCCCCTGCGCCGCCTGCCGGGGCCATGAAGGGACGGACGAACTGCCCGACCCGGCCCTCTTCCGTGTGCCTGCCCTGATGCGCTGGGAACACCTCCGCCTCGAACCGGTGGGCCACTACGCCCTGCGCTTCATCTGGGACGACGGGCACGACACCGGCATCTACACATGGCGCCGCCTGCGTGCCATGTGCCCCTGCGATGCCTGCACCCAAACCTGA
- a CDS encoding PAS domain S-box protein: MKALPLREAQLRVLLEHALDVILVLAGDGTIVYASASVARTLGYDPEELLGAVFSDFVHPDDERLLHRDAVYPVGQEAGQVLRFRHRDGMWRVLEVVWRWGEGHGERILSARDVTERRWAEEALRESEQQYRALIEQSADAIYVLQEGSFVLVNRAWEQLFGYTRAEALAPSFDAMGLVAPSGRAWMVRRRRLQALGRRVSPVFEIQGLRCDGCLLDLEVSEADILWKGRPAIQGVARNVTERKRSEAALRRYAERLEVLRGIDRALLSAPSSATIAEAAVRHIRKLIPCAWAGVLLGGGEDAGMETPCVRMVVAAQEGEAAVRLPEAAFSLAELGLTGTPEPESMDLLLDLSRVPLQVAGPAPAWRPLREAGIRSVLRVPLRMQATWLGLIALGARASQAFTPDHLDIAREVAEQLSVAVHSMRLFEAVSAAHVRLERLSHRLVEVQEQERRHIALELHDEIGQVLTALNYTLDFADTPLAPEDEAKLHRARELVHLLTARVRNLSLNLRPPMLDDLGLLPALVWYFERYQQQTGLRVCFDPGNLHGERFRPEVETAAYRIIQEALNNAARHAETDTVEVRVWTGADGLLLEVRDEGKGFDPRQMAQARPSAGLSGMQERAALVGGRLYLEAAPGRGTRIRAELPRWS; encoded by the coding sequence ATGAAGGCACTACCGCTCAGGGAGGCGCAGCTACGGGTGTTGCTCGAGCATGCGCTGGATGTCATCCTCGTGCTGGCAGGGGACGGCACGATCGTCTATGCCAGTGCTTCGGTGGCGCGAACGCTCGGGTATGATCCGGAGGAGTTGCTCGGCGCCGTCTTTTCCGATTTCGTGCATCCGGACGACGAGCGCCTGCTGCACCGTGATGCGGTTTATCCGGTCGGGCAGGAGGCCGGTCAGGTTCTACGTTTCCGGCACCGTGACGGCATGTGGCGGGTGCTGGAGGTCGTATGGCGATGGGGGGAGGGGCACGGTGAGCGGATCCTCAGCGCGCGCGACGTCACCGAGCGGCGGTGGGCCGAGGAGGCACTTCGCGAGAGCGAACAGCAATACCGGGCCCTGATCGAACAGTCGGCCGATGCCATCTACGTGTTGCAGGAGGGGAGCTTTGTGCTGGTCAACAGGGCCTGGGAGCAGCTCTTCGGGTACACGCGGGCCGAGGCCCTGGCCCCGTCGTTCGACGCCATGGGGCTGGTGGCGCCGTCGGGCCGGGCGTGGATGGTGCGGCGCCGGCGCCTGCAGGCCCTGGGCCGGCGTGTGTCGCCGGTCTTCGAGATCCAGGGGTTGCGTTGCGACGGTTGCCTGCTCGACCTCGAGGTCAGCGAGGCGGACATTCTCTGGAAGGGGCGGCCCGCCATCCAGGGCGTGGCCCGCAACGTGACCGAGCGCAAGCGGTCCGAGGCGGCCCTGCGCCGGTATGCCGAACGCCTCGAAGTGCTGCGGGGGATCGACCGGGCGTTGCTGAGCGCACCCTCGTCCGCCACGATCGCCGAGGCGGCGGTCCGGCACATCCGCAAGCTGATCCCGTGTGCCTGGGCCGGGGTGTTGCTGGGCGGGGGCGAGGATGCCGGCATGGAGACGCCGTGCGTCCGGATGGTCGTCGCCGCTCAGGAGGGGGAGGCGGCCGTCCGGTTACCGGAGGCGGCTTTCAGCCTGGCGGAACTGGGGCTGACCGGCACCCCGGAACCGGAAAGCATGGACCTGCTTCTCGATCTGAGCCGGGTTCCGCTCCAGGTGGCCGGTCCGGCGCCGGCATGGCGTCCGCTGCGCGAGGCCGGTATCCGGTCGGTGCTCCGGGTGCCGCTCCGCATGCAGGCGACCTGGCTGGGCCTCATCGCGCTGGGGGCGCGGGCGTCGCAGGCCTTCACCCCGGACCACCTCGATATCGCCCGGGAAGTTGCCGAGCAACTGTCCGTGGCGGTGCACAGCATGCGCCTTTTCGAAGCGGTCAGCGCTGCACACGTGCGGCTGGAACGGCTCTCGCATCGCCTCGTCGAGGTGCAGGAGCAGGAGCGACGCCACATCGCCCTCGAACTGCACGACGAGATCGGGCAGGTGCTCACCGCGCTCAACTATACCCTGGATTTTGCCGATACGCCGCTGGCACCCGAGGACGAGGCGAAGCTGCACCGGGCCCGCGAGCTGGTTCACCTGCTGACCGCACGGGTGCGCAACCTCTCACTCAACCTGCGCCCCCCCATGCTCGACGACCTGGGGTTGTTGCCCGCGCTCGTCTGGTACTTCGAACGTTACCAGCAGCAGACCGGCCTCCGGGTCTGTTTCGACCCGGGCAACCTGCACGGCGAGCGGTTCCGTCCCGAGGTGGAGACGGCGGCTTACCGGATCATCCAGGAAGCCCTGAACAACGCCGCACGCCATGCCGAAACCGACACGGTGGAGGTGCGGGTCTGGACCGGGGCGGACGGGCTGCTGCTGGAGGTTCGGGACGAAGGGAAAGGGTTCGATCCGCGTCAGATGGCGCAGGCACGTCCCTCCGCCGGGCTTTCGGGTATGCAGGAGCGGGCCGCGCTGGTAGGGGGGCGTCTGTACCTGGAGGCGGCACCCGGCCGGGGCACCCGCATTCGGGCCGAACTGCCCCGCTGGTCCTGA
- a CDS encoding quinone-dependent dihydroorotate dehydrogenase translates to MRPLLFRLEAERAHHLATWAARLAQSGAPGLVGRMFAFEHEALRQTLWGYDFANPVGLAAGFDKNARLVRFWQRLGFGFAEVGSVSARRSKGNPRPRAFRLPADEALINRMGLNNDGARRVARRLRRARRRGFPLGVNLAKTHDPTLTGEAAVEDFRTSFRLLAPLADYVALNISCPNTAEGKTFEDPNALDDLLHAVFAERAALALTVPVLVKLSPPLSERFVFDSLFDELLAVAGAHGVHGFIAANTAPDRDGLSTPAEHLNAIGPGGLSGAPLERRATRLVRYLFRKTGGACPIIGTGGVRSAETAYAKIRAGASLVQLYTGLVYEGPGLVRRIKEGLVALLERDGFTHVGEAVGVDA, encoded by the coding sequence ATCCGCCCCCTGCTTTTCCGGCTTGAGGCCGAGCGGGCCCATCACCTCGCCACGTGGGCGGCACGCCTGGCCCAGTCCGGCGCACCCGGCCTCGTGGGCCGGATGTTTGCCTTCGAGCACGAAGCGTTGCGGCAGACGCTCTGGGGATACGACTTCGCCAACCCGGTCGGGCTGGCCGCGGGCTTCGACAAGAACGCCCGCCTGGTGCGGTTCTGGCAGCGCCTGGGGTTCGGTTTTGCCGAGGTCGGGTCGGTCAGCGCCCGCCGTTCGAAGGGTAATCCGCGTCCCCGTGCCTTTCGCCTGCCGGCGGACGAGGCCCTCATCAACCGCATGGGGCTGAACAACGACGGGGCCCGCAGGGTCGCACGCCGCCTGCGCCGGGCACGCCGCCGCGGCTTCCCCCTGGGTGTGAACCTCGCCAAGACTCACGACCCCACCCTCACGGGTGAGGCGGCCGTCGAGGACTTTCGGACGAGCTTCCGCCTGCTGGCCCCCCTGGCCGACTACGTGGCCCTCAACATTTCCTGTCCGAACACGGCCGAGGGCAAAACCTTCGAGGACCCGAACGCCCTCGACGACCTGCTCCATGCCGTCTTCGCCGAGCGCGCGGCGCTGGCCCTGACCGTACCCGTCCTCGTCAAGCTCTCCCCCCCGCTCTCGGAGCGCTTCGTCTTCGACAGCCTCTTCGACGAACTGCTTGCGGTGGCCGGGGCGCACGGGGTCCACGGGTTCATCGCCGCGAACACGGCACCGGACCGCGACGGCCTCTCCACCCCGGCGGAGCACCTGAACGCCATCGGCCCCGGCGGGCTCAGCGGAGCCCCGCTCGAACGGCGGGCCACCCGGCTCGTGCGCTATCTGTTCCGGAAGACGGGTGGGGCCTGTCCCATCATCGGCACCGGGGGCGTGCGCTCGGCCGAAACGGCCTATGCGAAGATACGTGCGGGGGCCTCGCTCGTCCAGCTCTATACCGGGCTCGTCTATGAAGGCCCCGGCCTCGTCCGGCGCATCAAGGAGGGGCTCGTCGCCCTGCTCGAACGAGACGGCTTCACACACGTCGGGGAGGCCGTCGGCGTCGATGCCTGA
- a CDS encoding transposase, with translation MPEVIRTYRYRAYPNAEQRDNLARTFGCARWVYNWGLERRTNAYHGEGKSLTYNSLAVELTQIKKREETRWLGEVSSVVLQQSLRNLERAFTNFFEGRSGYPSFKRKRGTQSATYASSAFRFDPEAMTLTLAKQKTPLKIRWSRKPEGEVVKVTVTLDPSGRYHVCLHCRCKVEPLPPADPGGKTGKSVGVDLGLNDVVVTSDGFRSGNKGRVTRPKHLRRAYRRLRRAQKALSRKQKGSNNWEKQRRKVAKLHTRIADRRSDFIHKLTTDLVKNHDVIAVESLAVKNMLKNRTLARSISGASWGEIVRQLEYKCAWYGRTLIKVDRWFPSSKRCSACGHLRAEMPLAVRRWTCEECSTEHDRDKGRVTRPNAAKNILAVGATVAACGDLSKTSAAIQLHGIGR, from the coding sequence ATGCCCGAGGTGATACGAACATATCGTTACCGCGCCTACCCCAATGCCGAGCAAAGGGACAACCTTGCCCGAACGTTCGGCTGTGCCCGCTGGGTGTACAACTGGGGGCTGGAGCGTAGAACCAACGCTTACCACGGCGAGGGCAAAAGCCTCACCTACAACAGCCTCGCCGTCGAACTCACGCAGATCAAGAAACGGGAGGAGACGCGGTGGCTCGGGGAGGTATCCAGCGTCGTACTTCAGCAATCGCTTCGCAACCTCGAACGTGCCTTCACGAACTTCTTCGAGGGTCGGAGCGGCTACCCCTCCTTCAAGCGCAAACGTGGAACGCAGTCGGCGACCTACGCCAGCAGCGCCTTCCGCTTCGACCCCGAAGCGATGACGCTCACGCTGGCGAAGCAGAAGACGCCGCTCAAGATCCGGTGGAGCCGAAAGCCAGAGGGCGAGGTCGTCAAGGTGACGGTGACGCTCGATCCGTCGGGTCGCTACCACGTCTGCCTGCACTGCCGGTGCAAGGTAGAGCCGCTGCCGCCCGCCGATCCGGGCGGAAAGACAGGCAAGAGCGTCGGCGTCGATCTCGGGCTCAATGACGTGGTTGTGACCTCTGACGGTTTCCGCAGCGGCAACAAGGGCCGTGTAACACGGCCAAAGCACCTCCGCAGAGCGTATCGCCGTCTGCGTCGGGCGCAGAAAGCTCTCAGCCGGAAGCAGAAAGGGAGCAACAACTGGGAGAAGCAGCGCCGAAAAGTGGCGAAGCTCCACACCCGCATTGCTGACCGGCGCAGCGACTTCATCCACAAGCTCACGACCGATCTTGTCAAGAACCACGACGTGATCGCTGTCGAGAGCCTTGCGGTGAAGAATATGCTGAAGAATCGCACCCTTGCTCGCTCCATATCGGGGGCGAGTTGGGGCGAGATCGTACGTCAGCTCGAATACAAGTGCGCGTGGTACGGGCGTACGCTCATCAAGGTAGATCGCTGGTTTCCAAGCAGTAAACGCTGTAGCGCGTGCGGGCACCTCCGGGCCGAAATGCCGCTCGCCGTGCGCCGCTGGACCTGCGAGGAATGCAGTACCGAACACGACCGCGACAAAGGCCGCGTAACGCGGCCCAACGCGGCGAAGAACATTCTGGCGGTCGGAGCGACCGTGGCAGCCTGTGGAGATCTGAGTAAGACCAGCGCAGCTATTCAGTTGCATGGCATCGGTCGATGA
- the hpf gene encoding ribosome hibernation-promoting factor, HPF/YfiA family: MNITIQGTNLELTPELRTYVEEKLQDCRPAFGNMKLDPVRVDVELERTTNHHRKDETLYRAEANVSVPGRLIRVEETSPDLQQAIVKMKETLFREVRTWREKQIDRKRQGAREAKALFNNREED; encoded by the coding sequence ATGAACATCACCATCCAGGGAACCAACCTCGAGCTGACGCCCGAACTCCGCACCTACGTGGAGGAAAAGCTGCAAGACTGCCGGCCGGCGTTCGGCAATATGAAGCTGGACCCGGTGCGGGTCGACGTAGAACTCGAACGCACCACGAACCACCATCGCAAGGATGAGACGCTCTACCGGGCCGAGGCCAACGTGTCGGTGCCGGGCCGCCTGATCCGCGTCGAGGAGACGTCGCCCGATCTCCAGCAGGCCATCGTGAAGATGAAGGAGACGCTCTTCCGCGAGGTGCGGACCTGGCGCGAAAAACAGATCGACCGGAAGCGGCAGGGCGCCCGCGAGGCCAAAGCCCTGTTCAACAACCGGGAAGAAGATTGA